Proteins from a genomic interval of Deltaproteobacteria bacterium:
- a CDS encoding DUF2238 domain-containing protein, translated as MPATCLGVFLVVWVALAIAPRFREDWFLENLPTLVALPLVVWSSRRFRFSDRAYAQGTLFAILHTIGSHYTYSEVPIGDWIRDAFGLGRNHYDRFVHFAFGLLMLRPVRELGFGRGQHRRPGELGTLYFSIAGVALWSALYEIVEWLTARVVDPAAGTAFLGTQGDPWDAEKDMACALVGALVAAALAAARARTGRRHEPPPA; from the coding sequence GTGCCGGCGACCTGCCTCGGCGTCTTCCTCGTCGTCTGGGTCGCGCTCGCGATCGCGCCGCGCTTTCGCGAGGATTGGTTCCTCGAGAATCTGCCGACCTTGGTCGCCCTGCCGCTGGTCGTCTGGAGTTCCCGACGCTTTCGCTTCAGCGACCGCGCCTACGCGCAGGGCACCCTCTTCGCGATCCTGCACACGATCGGCAGCCACTACACCTACTCGGAGGTGCCGATCGGCGACTGGATCCGCGACGCCTTCGGCCTCGGCCGCAACCACTACGACCGTTTCGTGCACTTCGCCTTCGGTCTCCTCATGCTGCGTCCGGTGCGCGAGCTCGGCTTCGGCCGCGGCCAGCACCGCCGGCCCGGCGAGCTCGGCACGCTCTACTTCAGCATCGCCGGCGTCGCGCTCTGGAGCGCGCTCTACGAGATCGTCGAGTGGCTGACGGCGCGCGTCGTCGATCCCGCCGCCGGCACCGCCTTCCTCGGCACGCAGGGCGACCCGTGGGACGCCGAGAAGGACATGGCGTGCGCGCTCGTGGGCGCGCTCGTCGCGGCCGCGCTCGCGGCGGCGCGCGCGCGCACCGGACGCCGCCACGAGCCCCCTCCCGCGTGA
- a CDS encoding metallophosphoesterase: protein MANGVSTTLPSARTSDLGERLRLGFFRVFFRLLLAAIAVGEWLVIARVLARSGIAPAPAHHALGVVGFYGVNLILARRLATRPRGPLLAAYAGFAFTSVFAALVLASAELAWTLLRVTAPPGVALAAFAPPVDPARWQPLFEAVVDAALVSTGALFLFGYTYGRRALAMTRTTIAIPALPAAFRGFRIVHLSDLHMGAYLDRAELARHVERVNALAPDLVCITGDLVDRAVTCAGWFPVLAGLKARHGVLVTLGNHDVAAGADAVAEGLRNLTPFTVLRNARVEIERDGDRLTIVGLDDLGRDWARGVLEHPALPGLTRDLPAERPLVVLTHRPDCFEQAAALGAHLVLAGHTHGGQIGLPTPVRGRVRNFAEVITRYDRGTFRSGAATLVVSNGLGFTGQPIRLFTPREIGCLELRPA, encoded by the coding sequence ATGGCGAACGGCGTCTCCACGACCCTCCCGTCGGCGCGGACGAGCGATCTCGGGGAGCGTCTGCGACTCGGGTTCTTTCGGGTCTTCTTTCGACTCCTCCTCGCGGCGATCGCGGTCGGCGAATGGCTCGTGATCGCCCGCGTGCTCGCGCGCTCCGGCATCGCGCCCGCTCCCGCGCACCATGCGCTCGGCGTCGTCGGCTTCTACGGCGTGAACCTGATCCTGGCGCGGCGCCTCGCGACGCGGCCGCGCGGCCCGCTCCTCGCCGCCTACGCGGGCTTCGCCTTCACCTCGGTATTCGCGGCGCTCGTCCTGGCGAGCGCCGAGCTCGCGTGGACGCTGCTGCGCGTGACCGCGCCTCCCGGCGTCGCGCTCGCGGCGTTCGCGCCGCCCGTCGATCCCGCGCGCTGGCAGCCGCTCTTCGAGGCGGTCGTCGACGCGGCCCTCGTCTCGACCGGCGCGCTCTTCCTCTTCGGCTACACCTACGGCCGGCGCGCGCTCGCCATGACCCGGACGACGATCGCGATCCCGGCGCTGCCGGCGGCGTTCCGCGGATTCCGGATCGTCCACTTGAGCGACCTTCACATGGGCGCGTACCTCGATCGCGCGGAGCTCGCGCGCCACGTCGAGCGCGTGAACGCGCTCGCGCCCGACCTCGTCTGCATCACCGGCGACCTCGTCGATCGCGCCGTCACGTGCGCGGGCTGGTTCCCGGTGCTCGCCGGCCTGAAGGCCCGGCACGGAGTCCTCGTGACGCTCGGCAATCACGACGTCGCGGCGGGCGCCGACGCCGTGGCGGAGGGCCTGCGGAACCTCACGCCGTTCACCGTGCTGCGAAACGCGCGGGTGGAGATCGAGCGCGACGGCGACCGTCTCACGATCGTCGGCCTCGACGACCTCGGGCGCGACTGGGCGCGCGGAGTGCTCGAGCACCCTGCCCTGCCCGGACTCACCCGCGATCTGCCGGCGGAACGCCCGCTCGTCGTGCTCACGCACCGCCCCGACTGCTTCGAGCAGGCCGCCGCGCTCGGCGCGCATCTCGTTCTCGCGGGGCACACGCACGGCGGCCAGATCGGCCTGCCGACGCCGGTCCGTGGTCGCGTGCGGAACTTCGCCGAGGTGATCACGCGCTACGATCGCGGGACGTTCCGCTCCGGCGCGGCGACCCTCGTGGTCAGCAACGGCCTCGGCTTCACCGGACAACCGATCCGCCTCTTCACGCCGCGCGAGATCGGCTGTCTGGAGCTCCGGCCGGCGTGA
- a CDS encoding SDR family NAD(P)-dependent oxidoreductase, whose translation MPSSVTFDLTGEVALVTGATSGFGRHFAEVLSAAGATVVLTGRRVDRLEALRRRLAAAGRGAHAVALDVTSLASMRACVAEAERVAGAITVLVNNAGISGQAMARDLGEADWDAVMDTNVKGVFFMAQRVGARMIEQGIRGRIVNVASIGAEKPLPGLVAYCASKAAVAMLTQGLAREWARYGIAVNALCPGYVKTEINDTWFESEGGKKQIAGFPRRRLATEASLDAPLLMLCSRHAEFLTGSLVTVDDGQRLG comes from the coding sequence ATGCCGTCTTCCGTCACCTTCGATCTGACCGGCGAGGTCGCGCTCGTGACCGGCGCCACGAGCGGCTTCGGCCGGCATTTCGCGGAGGTCCTGAGCGCGGCCGGTGCGACCGTCGTGCTGACCGGGCGTCGGGTCGACCGGCTCGAGGCGCTGCGCCGCCGGCTCGCCGCCGCCGGCCGCGGCGCGCACGCGGTCGCGCTCGACGTGACCAGCCTGGCGTCGATGCGCGCCTGCGTCGCGGAGGCCGAGCGGGTCGCGGGCGCCATTACCGTGCTCGTCAACAATGCCGGCATCAGCGGGCAGGCGATGGCGCGCGACCTCGGCGAGGCCGACTGGGACGCCGTCATGGACACCAACGTGAAGGGCGTCTTCTTCATGGCCCAACGCGTCGGCGCGCGCATGATCGAGCAGGGCATCCGCGGCCGTATCGTGAACGTCGCGTCGATCGGCGCCGAGAAGCCGCTGCCCGGCCTCGTCGCGTACTGTGCCTCGAAGGCGGCGGTCGCGATGCTGACCCAGGGGCTCGCGCGCGAATGGGCGCGCTACGGCATCGCGGTGAACGCGCTCTGTCCCGGCTACGTGAAGACCGAGATCAACGATACGTGGTTCGAGAGCGAGGGCGGTAAGAAACAGATCGCCGGCTTCCCGCGCCGCCGGCTCGCGACCGAAGCGAGCCTCGACGCGCCGCTTCTCATGCTCTGCTCGCGACACGCGGAGTTCTTAACGGGGTCGCTCGTCACGGTCGACGACGGCCAGCGGCTCGGCTGA
- the rlmJ gene encoding 23S rRNA (adenine(2030)-N(6))-methyltransferase RlmJ encodes MSSSPSRYRPDDASDYSHRFHAGNVGDVWKHCVLVEVLRRAAAENRVVAYVESHAGEGGYPLGPTGEWTEGIGRLWRAAGDLAAEDAAGRYLRLSRALASPDRYPGSPLLARAALPETATLALWESDAAASARLAAALALPAPRVAITCGDGLAALPAAVAEAEAHGARVVALVDPPFTRKPDWIAVPDAVIAAAARAPRATLLLWYPLKSLTRPNAMIARFKAAGVAASVAELVTTPLEHQRSRLNGSGLVLVRPPDGALAAIAKAAPLLGARLATRPGVWSLRLASW; translated from the coding sequence GTGTCGAGTTCCCCGTCCCGGTACCGTCCGGATGACGCGTCCGACTACAGCCATCGCTTCCATGCGGGGAACGTCGGCGACGTCTGGAAGCACTGCGTGCTCGTGGAAGTGCTGCGTCGCGCCGCCGCGGAGAATCGTGTCGTCGCGTACGTCGAGTCGCACGCGGGGGAGGGCGGCTACCCGCTCGGACCGACGGGCGAGTGGACCGAGGGCATCGGTCGTCTCTGGCGCGCGGCCGGCGACCTCGCGGCCGAGGATGCGGCGGGGCGTTATCTCCGGCTCTCCCGCGCGCTCGCGTCCCCGGACCGCTATCCCGGCTCGCCGCTGCTCGCGCGCGCCGCACTGCCCGAGACGGCGACGCTTGCGCTCTGGGAGAGCGACGCGGCGGCGAGCGCCCGGCTCGCGGCCGCGCTCGCGCTGCCCGCGCCGCGCGTCGCGATCACGTGCGGCGACGGGCTCGCCGCGTTGCCCGCGGCCGTCGCCGAGGCGGAGGCGCACGGTGCGCGCGTCGTCGCGCTCGTCGACCCGCCGTTCACCCGGAAGCCCGATTGGATCGCAGTGCCGGATGCGGTGATCGCGGCGGCGGCGCGCGCGCCGCGCGCGACGCTGCTGCTCTGGTATCCGCTGAAGAGCCTGACCCGGCCGAACGCGATGATCGCGCGCTTCAAGGCGGCGGGGGTCGCGGCGAGCGTGGCGGAGCTCGTGACGACGCCGCTCGAGCACCAGCGGTCGCGCCTGAACGGCAGCGGGCTCGTTCTGGTGCGGCCGCCCGACGGCGCGCTCGCGGCGATCGCGAAGGCCGCGCCGCTTCTCGGCGCGCGGCTCGCGACCCGCCCGGGCGTGTGGTCGCTGCGGCTCGCCTCGTGGTGA
- a CDS encoding AAA family ATPase: MPTVGPPPIVTEELALLERVAKALDAPGSAATATPSERALVQELDRLREALRDGTKTEDQPALLEQWHRHSALLEQLRTSRAQPRVSADSPYFGHLRLREESGDQEILLGKGTHLGGGVAIVDWRHAPVSRLFYRYRQGDLFDEEIAGRERSGEVLVRRTVTIRDRRLQRVDAPEGIFQRDPEAADGWHRIAPETARLAGGEGAALRAHAIGEGATRRLGGPHDGPARADKHLPDIAGLIDPEQFALITRPTSGFVVIRGAAGSGKTTVALHRIAYLAYDDPKIDSDRTLVVVFSPALRDYVSHVLPALGVHQVHVRTFHEWAREIRRRVLPTLPPDRREDTPAVVQRLKLHPVILAALAAHVADTPGPATPAQVIDDWASVLTHAPRIHAALAASAPDAFGPEELARAIDWVRREHEKLAAWLGGDRTAEAELDAEDDALLLRAWQLRVGALPAKSGPLLRYRHIAVDEVQDFSPLEVQVLLGCLDQRKSITLAGDTQQHLLENTGFTSWATFFEQLGLRGAEVDTLEVSYRCSRQVASFAAGVLGPLREDDTPLRTVREGPPVELFRFADHGACVAFLADALQDLAARERNASVAVLTPSRELSALYAKGLVDSEVPRTRQVARQDFTFAPGIEVTEIEQVKGLEFDYVILVEVSSTHFPDRPGARRLLHVGATRAVHQLWLTSVATPSPLVRAALAETP, encoded by the coding sequence ATGCCCACCGTCGGACCGCCGCCGATCGTCACCGAAGAGCTGGCCCTCCTCGAACGGGTCGCGAAGGCGCTCGACGCTCCCGGGAGCGCCGCGACGGCAACGCCGTCGGAGCGTGCGCTCGTGCAGGAGCTCGATCGGCTGCGTGAGGCGCTCCGCGACGGCACCAAGACGGAGGACCAGCCGGCGCTCCTCGAGCAGTGGCACCGTCACTCGGCGCTCCTGGAGCAGCTGCGGACGTCGCGAGCCCAGCCGCGCGTCAGCGCCGACTCGCCCTACTTCGGACACCTGCGGCTGCGCGAGGAGAGTGGCGACCAGGAGATCCTGCTCGGTAAGGGCACGCACCTCGGCGGCGGCGTCGCGATCGTCGACTGGCGCCACGCGCCGGTGTCGCGCCTCTTCTACCGCTATCGCCAGGGCGATCTCTTCGACGAGGAGATCGCCGGACGCGAGCGGAGCGGCGAGGTGCTCGTGCGCCGCACCGTCACCATCCGCGACCGCCGACTCCAGCGCGTCGACGCGCCCGAGGGCATCTTCCAGCGCGATCCCGAGGCGGCCGACGGCTGGCACCGCATCGCGCCCGAGACCGCCCGTCTCGCGGGCGGCGAAGGCGCCGCGCTCCGCGCCCACGCGATCGGCGAAGGCGCGACCCGGCGACTCGGCGGCCCCCACGACGGCCCCGCGCGCGCCGACAAGCACCTCCCCGACATCGCGGGCCTCATCGATCCGGAGCAGTTCGCGCTCATCACCCGGCCGACGTCCGGCTTCGTCGTCATTCGCGGCGCCGCCGGCTCCGGCAAGACCACGGTTGCGCTCCACCGCATCGCCTATCTCGCTTACGACGACCCGAAGATCGACTCCGACCGCACCCTGGTCGTCGTGTTCTCGCCCGCGCTCCGCGACTACGTGAGCCACGTGCTGCCGGCGCTCGGCGTGCACCAGGTACACGTCCGGACCTTCCACGAATGGGCGCGCGAGATCCGGCGCCGCGTGCTGCCCACGCTGCCGCCCGATCGACGCGAGGACACGCCGGCGGTCGTGCAACGGCTGAAGCTCCACCCCGTGATCCTGGCGGCGCTCGCGGCCCACGTCGCCGACACCCCGGGACCCGCGACGCCGGCGCAGGTGATCGACGACTGGGCGAGCGTCCTGACGCACGCCCCGCGCATTCACGCGGCGCTCGCCGCGAGCGCGCCCGACGCATTCGGCCCGGAGGAGCTCGCGCGGGCGATCGACTGGGTGCGCCGCGAGCACGAGAAGCTCGCCGCCTGGCTCGGCGGCGACCGCACGGCCGAGGCCGAGCTCGACGCCGAGGACGACGCGCTCCTCCTGCGGGCCTGGCAACTCCGCGTCGGCGCGCTGCCCGCGAAAAGCGGTCCGCTGCTGCGCTATCGCCACATCGCCGTCGACGAGGTGCAGGACTTCTCGCCGCTCGAGGTCCAGGTCCTCCTCGGCTGCCTCGATCAGCGCAAGAGCATCACGCTCGCCGGCGACACCCAGCAGCACCTCCTCGAGAACACCGGCTTCACCTCGTGGGCGACCTTCTTCGAGCAGCTCGGCCTGCGGGGCGCCGAGGTCGACACACTCGAGGTGAGCTACCGCTGCTCGCGCCAGGTCGCCTCGTTCGCGGCCGGCGTGCTCGGGCCGCTCCGCGAGGACGATACGCCGCTCCGCACCGTGCGCGAAGGGCCGCCCGTCGAGCTCTTCCGCTTCGCCGACCATGGCGCCTGCGTCGCCTTCCTCGCGGATGCCCTCCAGGATCTCGCCGCGCGCGAGCGCAACGCGTCGGTCGCGGTGCTCACCCCCTCGCGCGAGCTCAGCGCGCTCTACGCGAAGGGCCTGGTCGACAGCGAGGTGCCGCGCACCCGCCAGGTCGCGCGCCAGGACTTCACCTTCGCGCCCGGCATCGAGGTGACGGAAATCGAGCAGGTGAAGGGACTCGAGTTCGACTACGTGATCCTGGTCGAGGTGAGCAGCACGCACTTCCCGGACCGCCCGGGCGCGCGCCGGTTGCTCCACGTCGGCGCCACGCGCGCGGTGCACCAGCTCTGGCTCACCTCGGTCGCGACGCCGTCGCCGCTCGTCCGCGCGGCGCTCGCGGAGACGCCGTGA
- the argJ gene encoding bifunctional glutamate N-acetyltransferase/amino-acid acetyltransferase ArgJ, with translation MKLDVVETPVAVPGFLFAGVACGIKASGRPDLALIVSDVPAVAAGVVTRNRVKAAPVRIVMERLERGRAQAVVINSGNANACTGAAGMKVARDACAHVAAGLGIDASAVLPCSTGKIGVVLPAAPMRKGVAAALAALDDGGFWRAARAIMTTDAFPKAGARRVRVGGRTVTIAAMAKGAGMIAPDMATLLVTVVTDAAIAAPALRTFVREAVATSFNAITVDGDCSTNDTVLMLANGVAGNARFAPASPDGRRFQRALTGLLEALADMVVADGEGATKRMRITVAGARTAADARRAARAIGESQLVKTALFGGDPNWGRIACAAGYAGVPLDADRLSVTIAGVRVLRRGVPEAPAVVARAARGMRGGAVDVTVDLAAGGHGAATLVASDLTPAYVKFNSDYST, from the coding sequence ATGAAGCTCGACGTCGTCGAAACGCCGGTTGCCGTTCCGGGGTTCTTGTTCGCGGGCGTCGCATGCGGGATCAAGGCGTCGGGGAGGCCGGACCTGGCGCTCATCGTCTCCGACGTGCCGGCGGTGGCGGCGGGGGTCGTGACGCGCAATCGCGTGAAGGCGGCGCCCGTTCGGATCGTCATGGAGCGCCTCGAGCGCGGCCGGGCCCAGGCGGTGGTCATCAACAGCGGCAACGCCAACGCCTGCACGGGGGCGGCCGGCATGAAGGTGGCGCGCGATGCCTGCGCGCACGTCGCCGCCGGACTCGGCATCGACGCGAGCGCGGTCCTGCCGTGCTCGACCGGGAAGATCGGCGTCGTGCTGCCGGCGGCCCCCATGCGGAAGGGCGTCGCCGCGGCGCTCGCCGCCCTCGACGACGGCGGCTTCTGGCGCGCCGCGCGCGCGATCATGACGACCGACGCGTTCCCGAAGGCCGGTGCCCGCCGCGTGCGGGTCGGCGGGCGCACCGTCACGATCGCCGCGATGGCGAAGGGCGCTGGGATGATCGCGCCCGACATGGCGACGCTGCTCGTCACGGTCGTGACCGACGCCGCGATCGCGGCCCCTGCGCTCCGGACGTTCGTAAGGGAGGCGGTCGCGACGTCCTTCAACGCGATCACCGTCGACGGCGACTGCAGCACCAACGACACCGTGCTGATGCTCGCCAATGGCGTTGCGGGAAACGCGCGCTTCGCGCCGGCGAGCCCGGACGGCCGGCGCTTCCAGCGGGCGCTCACCGGTCTTCTCGAGGCGCTCGCCGACATGGTCGTCGCCGACGGCGAGGGCGCGACCAAGCGCATGCGGATCACGGTCGCCGGCGCGCGCACGGCCGCCGACGCACGGCGGGCCGCGCGCGCGATCGGCGAGTCGCAGCTCGTGAAGACGGCGCTCTTCGGCGGCGATCCCAACTGGGGCCGCATCGCGTGCGCGGCGGGCTACGCGGGCGTGCCGCTCGACGCCGACCGGCTGAGCGTCACGATCGCCGGCGTGCGGGTTCTGCGGCGCGGCGTGCCGGAGGCGCCGGCGGTCGTGGCGCGTGCGGCCCGCGGCATGCGCGGCGGCGCGGTCGACGTCACGGTCGACCTCGCGGCCGGTGGGCATGGCGCGGCGACGCTCGTGGCGAGCGATCTCACGCCCGCCTACGTGAAGTTCAATTCCGACTACTCGACGTGA
- the secA gene encoding preprotein translocase subunit SecA gives MLKTLVRKIVGTRNEREIKRMQPLVAEINELGPALAALTDEQLRRKTVEFRERLDNGQELEDLLPEAFAVVREASGRVLGMRHFDVQMVGGMVLHSGKIAEMKTGEGKTLVATLPVYLNALVGKGVHVVTVNDYLARRDAEWMGRLYKILGLSVGVILHGLNDRERQEAYNADVTYGQNNEFGFDYLRDNMKFALEDYVHRTFPKEVQDAKGKTVQKLFNYAIVDEVDSILIDEARTPLIISGPAEESTEKYYVIDRVIPRLQKETDFTVDEKTRNAILTEEGIAKVERALSVPNLYDPGEIDTLHHVNQALRAHAIYKRDVDYVVKDGEVLIVDEFTGRLMPGRRWSDGLHQAVEAKENVKIERENQTLATVTFQNYFRMYEKLAGMTGTADTEATEFHQIYELEVLVVPTHRDMIRKDNADVVYKTEREKFDAVVEDIRERHEKGQPILVGTISIEKSEHVSNLLKKVGIKHHVLNAKQHEREAEFVAQAGRLGALTISTNMAGRGTDIVLGGNPEFMAAHEVGTRDPEDPAFQAALEKYKAQCAGEREQVLEAGGLHILGTERHESRRIDNQLRGRSGRQGDPGSSRFFLSLEDDLLRIFGAERVQKIMERLGMEEGEPIEHRWINTAIENAQKKVEAHNFDIRKHLLEYDDVMNKQREVIYARRREVLSAESLKDEVLETAEELADGIVATQLSKDESPDQWDWRALDDVLFRQFGLRMSLPEPEREGLATEDAQQLVVDRVRALYEEKERTFTAPVLRHLEKVIMLQAIDTLWKDHLLAMDHLKEGIGLRGYGQKNPLQEYQKEGFDMFQDLMNRLDADIIEKLFTVQLAREEDVERMEQKQQQRQAKMSMTHGGAAEAAQPEIVKRDAPKVGRNDPCVCGSGKKYKKCCGAAH, from the coding sequence ATGCTGAAGACCCTCGTCCGGAAGATCGTCGGCACCCGGAACGAGCGCGAGATCAAGCGCATGCAGCCGTTGGTCGCGGAGATCAACGAGCTCGGTCCAGCGCTTGCCGCGCTCACCGACGAGCAGCTGCGCCGCAAGACGGTCGAGTTCCGCGAGCGCCTCGACAACGGCCAGGAGCTCGAAGACCTCCTGCCCGAAGCGTTCGCCGTCGTGCGGGAAGCTTCGGGGCGCGTCCTCGGGATGCGCCACTTCGACGTCCAGATGGTGGGCGGCATGGTGCTCCACAGCGGCAAGATCGCCGAGATGAAGACGGGCGAAGGGAAAACGCTGGTGGCGACCCTCCCGGTCTATCTGAACGCGCTGGTCGGCAAGGGTGTCCACGTCGTCACCGTGAACGACTACCTCGCCCGCCGCGACGCCGAGTGGATGGGGCGGCTCTACAAGATCCTCGGCTTGTCGGTCGGCGTGATCCTGCACGGACTGAACGACCGGGAACGCCAGGAGGCCTACAACGCCGACGTCACCTACGGTCAGAACAACGAATTCGGCTTCGACTACCTGCGCGACAACATGAAGTTTGCCCTCGAGGACTACGTCCATCGGACCTTCCCGAAGGAGGTCCAGGACGCCAAGGGCAAGACGGTCCAGAAGCTCTTCAACTACGCGATCGTCGACGAGGTCGACTCGATCCTGATCGACGAGGCCAGAACGCCCTTGATCATCTCGGGCCCGGCCGAGGAATCGACCGAGAAATACTACGTCATCGACCGCGTCATCCCCCGCCTCCAGAAGGAGACCGATTTCACGGTCGACGAGAAGACGCGGAACGCCATCCTCACGGAGGAAGGCATCGCCAAGGTCGAGCGCGCGCTCAGCGTCCCGAACCTCTACGATCCGGGCGAGATCGACACGCTCCACCACGTGAACCAGGCGCTCCGCGCCCACGCCATCTACAAGCGCGACGTCGACTACGTCGTGAAGGACGGCGAGGTGCTGATCGTCGACGAGTTCACCGGCCGCCTCATGCCGGGCCGGCGCTGGAGCGACGGCCTCCACCAGGCGGTGGAGGCGAAGGAAAACGTCAAGATCGAGCGCGAGAACCAGACGCTCGCGACGGTGACGTTCCAGAACTACTTCCGCATGTACGAGAAGCTCGCCGGCATGACGGGCACCGCCGACACGGAAGCAACCGAGTTCCATCAGATCTACGAGCTCGAGGTGCTGGTCGTGCCGACCCACCGCGACATGATCCGCAAGGACAACGCCGATGTCGTCTACAAGACCGAGCGCGAGAAGTTCGACGCCGTGGTGGAGGACATCCGCGAGCGCCACGAGAAAGGGCAGCCGATCCTCGTCGGCACGATCTCGATCGAGAAGTCGGAGCATGTCTCGAACCTCCTGAAGAAGGTCGGCATCAAGCACCACGTGCTGAACGCGAAGCAGCACGAGCGCGAGGCCGAGTTCGTGGCCCAGGCTGGCCGGCTCGGCGCGCTCACGATCTCGACCAACATGGCGGGCCGCGGCACCGATATCGTCCTCGGCGGCAACCCCGAGTTCATGGCGGCGCACGAGGTCGGGACGCGCGACCCCGAAGACCCGGCGTTCCAGGCGGCGCTCGAGAAGTACAAGGCGCAATGCGCGGGCGAGCGCGAGCAGGTGCTGGAAGCCGGCGGCCTCCACATCCTCGGCACCGAGCGCCACGAGAGCCGGCGCATCGACAACCAGCTGCGCGGCCGATCGGGGCGCCAGGGCGATCCCGGCAGCTCGCGGTTCTTCCTCTCGCTGGAAGACGACCTGCTCCGCATCTTCGGTGCCGAGCGCGTGCAGAAGATCATGGAGCGCCTCGGCATGGAGGAAGGCGAGCCGATCGAGCACCGTTGGATCAACACGGCGATCGAGAACGCCCAGAAGAAGGTCGAGGCCCACAACTTCGACATCCGCAAGCACCTCCTCGAGTATGACGACGTCATGAACAAGCAGCGCGAGGTCATCTACGCGCGCCGGCGCGAGGTGCTCTCGGCCGAGAGCTTGAAGGACGAGGTGCTCGAGACGGCGGAGGAACTCGCCGACGGGATCGTGGCGACCCAGCTTTCGAAGGACGAGTCGCCCGACCAGTGGGACTGGCGGGCGCTCGACGACGTGCTCTTCCGGCAGTTCGGCCTGCGCATGAGTCTCCCGGAGCCGGAGCGCGAGGGGCTGGCGACCGAGGATGCTCAGCAGCTGGTCGTCGACCGCGTGCGCGCGCTCTACGAGGAAAAGGAGCGGACGTTCACCGCGCCCGTCCTCCGCCACCTCGAGAAGGTCATCATGCTCCAGGCGATCGATACGCTCTGGAAGGACCATCTCCTCGCGATGGACCACCTGAAGGAGGGCATCGGGCTCCGTGGGTACGGCCAGAAGAATCCCCTGCAGGAGTACCAGAAGGAGGGATTCGACATGTTCCAGGACCTGATGAACCGGCTCGACGCCGACATCATCGAGAAGCTCTTCACGGTCCAGCTCGCCCGCGAGGAAGACGTCGAGCGCATGGAGCAGAAGCAGCAGCAGCGCCAGGCCAAGATGTCGATGACCCATGGCGGCGCGGCGGAGGCGGCGCAACCCGAGATCGTCAAGCGCGACGCGCCGAAGGTGGGGCGGAACGATCCCTGCGTCTGCGGCTCCGGAAAGAAATACAAGAAGTGTTGCGGGGCGGCGCACTGA
- a CDS encoding crotonase/enoyl-CoA hydratase family protein encodes MIDYRTEGPVAVITINRPDARNAVNTDVARGLEDAIDKMEADDTVWLGILTGAKTEKGYIFCAGADLKQMAVDPGGMMTQRGGFAGFVKRDRAKPVIAAVDGPALAGGTEIVLACDLVVASRKAVFGVPEVKRGLIAAAGALFRLPCKLPRNVAMELALTGRLDFPAERAHHFGLVNVLCDEGQALAEAKKLAAQITENAPLAVRESRRVILETADAPDEVGWKTSAEGMAKMFGTEDFSEGLQAFAQKRSPQWKGK; translated from the coding sequence ATGATCGATTACCGGACCGAAGGCCCCGTCGCCGTCATCACCATCAACCGTCCCGATGCCCGCAACGCCGTCAACACCGACGTCGCACGCGGACTGGAGGATGCCATCGACAAGATGGAGGCCGACGATACGGTCTGGCTCGGCATCTTGACCGGCGCCAAGACGGAGAAGGGCTACATCTTCTGCGCCGGCGCGGACTTGAAGCAGATGGCCGTGGACCCGGGCGGCATGATGACCCAGCGCGGCGGCTTCGCGGGCTTCGTGAAACGCGACCGTGCCAAGCCCGTCATCGCGGCCGTCGACGGCCCGGCGCTCGCCGGCGGGACCGAGATCGTGCTCGCCTGCGACCTCGTGGTCGCGTCGCGCAAGGCCGTTTTCGGTGTACCCGAGGTGAAGCGGGGTCTGATCGCCGCCGCCGGCGCGCTCTTCCGCCTGCCGTGCAAGCTGCCACGGAACGTCGCGATGGAACTCGCCCTCACCGGCCGTCTCGATTTTCCGGCTGAGCGCGCGCATCACTTCGGGCTCGTGAACGTGCTCTGCGACGAGGGGCAGGCGCTCGCCGAGGCGAAGAAGCTCGCCGCCCAGATCACCGAGAACGCGCCGCTCGCGGTGCGCGAAAGCCGGCGCGTGATTCTCGAGACGGCGGACGCGCCCGATGAGGTCGGCTGGAAGACGTCGGCCGAGGGCATGGCGAAGATGTTCGGCACGGAGGACTTCTCGGAGGGCCTGCAGGCCTTCGCCCAGAAGCGCTCGCCGCAATGGAAGGGGAAGTAG